One Festucalex cinctus isolate MCC-2025b chromosome 1, RoL_Fcin_1.0, whole genome shotgun sequence genomic region harbors:
- the LOC144005550 gene encoding E3 SUMO-protein ligase ZBED1-like: MDHFATTTDLWSSRTTEPYISLSIHFINSNFELKTRCLQTSFFPVDHTGENIAHEMRDALAEWDLKENQLVCVTTDNATNMIKALELNGWTRLQCFGHRLHLAIENAMRGDNRINRAVGVCKKLVCHFSHSWKKKAALEQAQKHLNLPVHGLITECQTRWGSKLLMINRILEQQKALSEVLSQDRSTRHLVLGYQDLDVLESVSKALGPLHEFTDALSAEDYFSVSHIKPILTLFNTTILAPKEEDTDMTKSIKKKMLEYMNSKYNDEDTQMLLDVASFLDPRYKTQYISVNNIPIIKTRLVSEMKALAHDVLTKENSAECTSVECESPPPTKKAKKSFASFFQNFTVTVPADPTTAMEAELSAYTQSPTINKENDPLMWWKTHKIYFPQLSKMAKKYLCVQATSSPSERIFSTSGNIVSCERSCLKPDMVNKLVFLAKNL; the protein is encoded by the exons ATGGATCATTTTGCCACAACCACGGACCTGTGGTCAAGCCGGACGACTGAACCGTACATCAGTTTATCGATCCATTTTATTAACTCAAACTTTGAACTCAAGACCCGATGTCTACAGACGTCCTTTTTTCCTGTGGATCATACTGGGGAGAATATCGCCCACGAGATGCGAGACGCATTAGCGGAGTGGGACTTGAAAGAGAACCAACTGGTTTGCGTGACCACTGATAACGCAACCAACATGATCAAGGCATTGGAGTTGAATGGCTGGACGCGGCTTCAGTGCTTTGGACACAGGCTACACCTGGCAATCG AAAATGCAATGAGAGGTGACAACCGGATCAACCGTGCAGTAGGTGTCTGCAAAAAGTTGGTATGCCACTTCTCACACAGCTGGAAGAAGAAAGCAGCACTTGAGCAAGCTCAGAAGCACCTTAACCTTCCAGTCCATGGACTCATAACTGAATGTCAAACTAGATGGGGATCTAAACTACTCATGATTAACAGGATTCTGGAGCAACAGAAAGCACTGTCTGAGGTCCTATCGCAGGACAGAAGCACTCGGCACCTAGTTCTTGGATATCAAGATTTGGATGTGCTGGAGTCAGTTAGCAAGGCACTTGGACCACTGCATGAATTTACAGACGCTTTATCAGCGGAGGATTATTTCAGTGTTTCACACATCAAGCCAATACTCACCCTGTTTAACACAACCATCTTGGCCCCAAAAGAGGAGGACACTGACATGACCAAatccataaaaaagaaaatgttggagTACATGAATAGTAAGTACAATGATGAAGACACACAAATGCTTCTGGATGTGGCATCCTTCTTGGATCCAAGATACAAGACACAATACATTAGTGTCAACAACATCCCCATCATAAAAACCAGACTAGTGTCAGAGATGAAGGCATTGGCTCATGACGTGTTGACTAAAGAG AATTCTGCTGAGTGCACAAGTGTGGAATGTGAGTCGCCCCCACCTACCAAAAAGGCTAAGAAGTCTTTTGCAAGCTTCTTCCAAAATTTCACTGTCACAGTACCAGCAGATCCCACTACTGCCATGGAAGCTGAGCTAAGTGCCTATACACAGTCCCCCACAATTAACAAAGAAAACGACCCCCTCATGTGgtggaaaacacacaaaatctaCTTTCCTCAACTGAGTAAGATGGCAAAAAAGTACTTGTGTGTGCAGGCCACCAGCTCTCCATCAGAGAGAATTTTCAGTACATCAGGCAACATTGTTAGTTGTGAGAGGTCCTGCTTAAAGCCAGACATGGTAAACAAACTGGTGTTCCTGGCAAAAAATCTTTAG